The Fulvivirga ligni genome window below encodes:
- a CDS encoding putative phage abortive infection protein, with amino-acid sequence MRRLLQNEKLSIFLIFLGLIIIVLGIISFLWLNFNLRFDKSINSELFARFGDFIGGVVGSIWALAGVMLFYIALSEQRNDFRTNREALDLQINALNQQIKEFQLQRAELTSSRKIYEDQSNTLRVQQFESNFYSLLNVYLTIKKNLNEIDKDGDFFKSLQERLLENYDISNLSVYELHNGLIKKYMQLYQFQRGHLSHYFKAFYRLVKIIESNKVLSDNEKIFYAKILRSQLTDYEQLILYYNSHSIYGTKARSLILQYNLLKHVPMFHKPEFHQFKKEDYHDLLQFSDRLTYFLIKHINSSYDVDNEVLKVEEEFVVFKCIVGIYFEEAIDLKVFCKKDIRDNNIQLGEDDFHEFLFYFLHDRLVFSTYLDITKVRISKFKTEEDELKIFGLRIESDSQLILNHDKIS; translated from the coding sequence ATGCGACGATTGCTCCAGAATGAAAAACTTAGCATATTCTTAATATTCTTAGGGCTAATAATTATCGTATTAGGCATAATTAGCTTTTTGTGGCTGAATTTCAACTTAAGATTTGATAAATCCATAAATTCGGAATTGTTTGCTCGGTTTGGAGATTTTATAGGTGGAGTTGTTGGTTCAATTTGGGCATTGGCGGGTGTTATGCTATTTTATATAGCTTTATCAGAGCAAAGAAATGATTTCAGAACTAATAGAGAGGCGTTAGACTTACAAATCAACGCCCTAAATCAACAGATTAAAGAATTTCAACTCCAGCGTGCAGAGCTTACTTCGAGTCGCAAAATATATGAAGACCAGAGCAATACCCTTAGAGTTCAGCAGTTTGAATCTAATTTCTACTCGCTCTTAAATGTTTATCTCACAATAAAAAAAAATTTAAACGAGATAGATAAAGATGGTGATTTTTTTAAAAGCCTACAGGAAAGGCTTCTAGAAAATTATGATATTTCTAATTTGTCTGTATATGAATTGCACAATGGTCTAATTAAAAAGTATATGCAATTGTATCAGTTTCAAAGAGGGCATTTGTCTCACTATTTTAAGGCATTTTATAGACTCGTTAAAATTATTGAATCAAATAAAGTATTAAGCGATAATGAAAAGATTTTTTATGCCAAAATTTTAAGGTCTCAATTGACTGACTACGAACAGTTAATTTTATACTATAATTCTCATTCGATCTATGGAACTAAAGCTCGCTCACTGATACTTCAATATAATCTTCTTAAACATGTCCCAATGTTTCATAAGCCTGAATTCCATCAATTCAAAAAAGAAGATTATCATGATTTACTTCAATTTAGTGATAGATTAACTTATTTCCTTATTAAACATATTAATTCTTCCTATGATGTTGATAATGAAGTGCTAAAAGTTGAAGAGGAGTTTGTGGTATTCAAATGTATAGTTGGAATATATTTTGAAGAAGCAATTGATTTGAAGGTTTTTTGTAAAAAGGATATTAGAGACAATAACATTCAATTAGGGGAAGATGACTTTCACGAGTTTTTGTTTTACTTTTTGCACGATAGATTAGTATTCAGTACCTATTTGGATATTACAAAAGTTAGAATTTCTAAGTTTAAAACTGAGGAAGATGAGCTAAAAATTTTTGGTTTACGTATTGAATCCGACTCTCAACTTATTCTAAATCATGACAAGATCAGCTAA
- a CDS encoding DUF262 domain-containing protein, which produces MTRSANIDQTLKAEEFRKIFQSSLRIIARSMSVKTLLSERNLKRIDYSPYYQRNYVWDKAKQTFFIESVILGTEVPPLILFKMGAKIEVIDGRQRFETLKRFKENILTLSIKGLKELQVLNKQSFNKLSDVNKDTFLTSNIRVFEFEVINHPNLTDEIIDRVKKEIFRRYNTGITPLTRDELDNAKYDSDEFSDLFKNDLKHDFELLENFNKCFFPKENVSEKGNNDGLISKNIDLIRRFRILYKFPISTYARGSNRTEIIDLLYDFAQNNTEDVTYEYIQFKSTILTVLKIFNKLTSLDSELANKYIYECLWWAITILQDANIEFEYDLIKFKNFYSGNIDSYSQDNSHYYGSIIKRFENTSQLFEDLFNYEFSSFIRNSKFKEQLVKLRQTEEDSAQSIQELSNLRLHKPNPTSTPIDEIRNDLKTTRYLLRPSYQRQEKINELKASALIESILLGINLPPLFIFKRKNKVKEVVDGQQRLLSIIGFLGDQFHNEDGKLTYSKNNNFKLKGLRVLTDLEGRRFSELSDLQQDKILDFVVDSIIIEEDMNEGFDEVDLFIRLNYKPYPIKANSFEMWNSIVDPDVVKSIKDVTNAEHINWFFLRERKEGRPDRMYNEELITVLSYIHFKFESEDVIGFFPRQDRITCRLKDKKGLSDFLIELDNTAIDKKLFLQSIHTTKKMISNFGLLFHEEITKDILNDFLNVKKAKTYKRSLQDFYVIWLVLCSVSPTACVSKQKDILLDIQQLLVIVKNTNDDTVDNTYFANFEGHLREIQGKYRS; this is translated from the coding sequence ATGACAAGATCAGCTAATATAGACCAAACATTAAAGGCTGAAGAATTCAGAAAAATTTTTCAATCCTCATTAAGAATTATAGCAAGAAGTATGTCTGTTAAGACACTTTTAAGCGAGAGGAACTTAAAAAGAATAGATTACAGTCCATACTATCAGCGTAATTATGTTTGGGATAAGGCGAAGCAAACATTTTTTATTGAAAGTGTAATACTTGGAACTGAGGTCCCTCCTTTAATTCTTTTTAAGATGGGCGCCAAAATTGAGGTTATTGACGGGAGGCAAAGGTTTGAGACTCTAAAGAGATTTAAAGAAAATATCCTGACATTAAGTATTAAAGGATTAAAGGAATTGCAAGTACTCAATAAACAATCATTCAATAAATTATCTGATGTAAATAAGGATACATTTTTGACCTCTAATATTAGAGTGTTTGAATTTGAAGTGATAAATCACCCTAATTTGACCGATGAAATCATTGATAGAGTTAAAAAGGAAATTTTCAGACGCTATAATACCGGTATAACACCTTTGACACGCGACGAACTTGATAATGCCAAGTATGATAGTGATGAATTTTCGGATTTATTTAAAAATGATTTGAAACATGATTTTGAGCTTTTAGAAAATTTCAATAAGTGTTTCTTCCCTAAGGAAAATGTTAGCGAAAAGGGTAATAATGATGGTTTAATATCGAAAAACATTGACCTAATTAGGAGGTTTAGAATTTTATATAAATTTCCAATTTCCACTTATGCCAGAGGTTCTAATAGAACAGAAATCATTGACTTATTATATGATTTTGCTCAAAATAACACGGAAGACGTAACTTATGAGTATATACAATTTAAGTCTACTATTTTAACAGTTCTGAAAATTTTCAACAAATTAACATCCTTAGATTCAGAGTTAGCAAATAAATATATTTACGAATGTTTATGGTGGGCGATTACGATTTTACAAGACGCCAATATTGAGTTTGAATATGATTTAATCAAATTTAAAAATTTTTACTCAGGTAATATTGACAGTTATTCACAGGATAATAGTCACTATTATGGAAGTATAATAAAACGATTCGAAAATACCAGTCAATTATTTGAAGACCTTTTTAATTATGAATTTTCTTCCTTCATTCGAAATAGTAAATTTAAAGAACAATTGGTTAAGTTGAGGCAGACTGAGGAAGATTCAGCTCAATCCATTCAAGAATTATCTAACCTTAGATTACATAAACCTAATCCTACCTCTACCCCAATTGATGAGATAAGGAATGATCTCAAAACTACTAGATACTTATTACGCCCATCTTATCAAAGACAAGAGAAAATTAATGAGCTGAAAGCTTCTGCTCTAATAGAGAGCATACTGTTGGGTATCAATTTACCCCCATTGTTTATTTTTAAGCGAAAAAATAAAGTTAAGGAGGTGGTTGACGGGCAACAAAGATTATTATCTATAATTGGTTTTTTAGGAGATCAATTTCACAATGAAGATGGGAAATTGACTTACTCAAAGAATAATAATTTTAAATTAAAAGGCTTACGAGTCTTAACCGATTTGGAGGGGCGCAGATTTAGTGAATTGAGCGATTTACAGCAAGATAAAATATTGGATTTTGTTGTTGATTCTATAATTATTGAGGAGGATATGAATGAAGGGTTTGATGAGGTTGATTTATTTATCCGATTAAATTATAAGCCCTATCCTATTAAAGCTAATTCCTTTGAAATGTGGAATTCTATTGTTGATCCAGATGTGGTTAAGAGTATAAAGGATGTTACTAACGCAGAACATATAAATTGGTTTTTTTTAAGAGAAAGAAAGGAAGGTCGGCCTGATCGTATGTATAATGAAGAGCTGATTACAGTTCTTTCATACATACATTTTAAATTTGAAAGTGAGGACGTTATAGGTTTTTTCCCAAGACAAGATCGCATAACCTGCAGATTGAAGGATAAAAAAGGCTTAAGTGATTTTTTGATAGAATTAGACAATACTGCAATTGATAAAAAATTATTTTTACAATCAATTCATACAACTAAAAAAATGATTTCTAATTTTGGGTTGTTGTTTCATGAAGAAATAACCAAGGATATTCTTAACGATTTTTTAAATGTAAAAAAGGCCAAAACCTATAAGCGTTCTCTTCAAGATTTTTATGTTATATGGCTTGTTTTATGTAGTGTGAGCCCGACAGCCTGTGTTTCAAAGCAAAAGGATATTTTACTAGATATTCAACAATTGCTGGTCATTGTGAAAAATACCAACGATGACACAGTTGATAATACTTACTTTGCGAATTTTGAGGGTCACCTTAGAGAGATACAGGGGAAATATAGGTCATAA
- a CDS encoding DUF418 domain-containing protein, which yields MQNTLQATRQNNRIQSLDFLRGLAVLGILLINIESFCYPNPWSSYEYGYQSTLDHDVRFLVYFLAQGKFFGMFSLLFGVGFYIFLDRLEAKGIGLKALDIYARRLLILFLLGVIHAYFIWDGDILYHYSICGFLLFPFRAFTVRKLLFILLVPVSVLSYNSISNILSRQDQHQKYVEASSAKNPTEEQKKIVEKWISRTSRKEGHIGDIENHRQTYWQSVKANAEHTKVHKGEVMYSGILFRTLIMMILGIILYKSGVFRDYHSVKYYWLITAAVTAFAVYVNYIRYYHWTYQYFDPVLSVWKEWLFTFPKETMALAYILVFNGLYQKFSIFKRLIPISLAGRMALTNYITQSIICGLIFYGYGFSLYGQLARHELLYIVPCIWMLQLIWSYFWFKKFEYGPLEWCWRRLTYSGGGVG from the coding sequence ATGCAAAATACTTTACAGGCTACCCGACAGAATAATAGAATTCAATCGCTTGATTTTTTACGTGGGCTGGCGGTGCTGGGAATATTGCTGATCAATATTGAATCATTTTGCTACCCTAATCCATGGAGCTCTTATGAATATGGATATCAGTCGACACTAGATCATGATGTTCGGTTTTTGGTTTATTTTCTGGCTCAGGGCAAGTTCTTTGGAATGTTTTCACTCCTTTTTGGAGTAGGGTTTTACATCTTTCTGGACCGACTGGAGGCTAAGGGAATCGGCTTAAAGGCTTTGGATATCTATGCCCGAAGGCTGCTGATATTATTTCTTTTAGGTGTAATTCACGCTTACTTTATTTGGGATGGTGACATATTGTATCATTATTCCATTTGTGGATTTCTACTCTTTCCCTTTCGCGCTTTTACCGTGAGGAAGCTGCTCTTTATTTTGCTGGTACCTGTTTCTGTTTTATCATATAACTCCATTTCTAATATATTGAGCAGGCAGGATCAACATCAGAAATATGTAGAAGCTTCCAGTGCTAAAAATCCTACCGAAGAGCAGAAGAAAATAGTGGAAAAGTGGATTTCCAGAACATCCCGGAAAGAAGGTCACATTGGTGACATAGAAAATCACCGGCAAACTTACTGGCAAAGTGTGAAGGCCAACGCTGAACATACTAAAGTGCATAAAGGCGAGGTGATGTATTCCGGCATACTGTTCCGCACCCTGATCATGATGATTCTCGGTATCATCTTATACAAAAGTGGCGTGTTTAGAGATTATCACTCTGTAAAATACTACTGGCTGATCACCGCGGCCGTCACTGCTTTTGCCGTTTATGTTAACTACATCAGATACTACCACTGGACATACCAATACTTTGACCCAGTGCTCAGTGTATGGAAAGAATGGCTTTTCACCTTTCCAAAAGAAACCATGGCCCTTGCCTATATTCTGGTGTTCAACGGACTCTACCAGAAGTTTTCAATATTCAAACGCCTGATACCAATTTCCCTGGCAGGCCGAATGGCCCTCACCAACTATATCACCCAAAGCATCATCTGCGGATTAATATTCTATGGCTATGGCTTTTCCCTCTACGGCCAACTGGCTCGCCATGAGCTACTTTACATAGTCCCCTGCATTTGGATGCTACAATTAATCTGGAGCTACTTCTGGTTCAAAAAGTTTGAATACGGGCCATTAGAGTGGTGCTGGAGGAGGTTGACTTATTCGGGGGGGGGGGTGGGGTAA
- a CDS encoding DUF4253 domain-containing protein, translating into MAGFTDKELEIIEEAGLDPVDLQEILKYKQTDLDAFVTVDSLDVSIVFPISQTRANQAIATLRSSLNPKGCQVYFSQLGKQEYLLNLLNVDDEFDILRFHGTEAPNYNLLTEDIIERLSEWKKLYGLYIAGANRDWVMFQLEILPEDLDEYVEELIKFCPDYLYQDNYSERGEGWSKFMIRSTINYHRIVRLWWD; encoded by the coding sequence ATGGCTGGATTTACTGATAAAGAACTAGAAATAATAGAAGAAGCCGGGCTTGATCCTGTTGATCTTCAGGAGATATTAAAATATAAGCAAACTGATCTAGATGCTTTTGTTACGGTAGATTCATTAGATGTAAGTATTGTATTTCCTATAAGCCAGACCAGGGCTAATCAGGCAATAGCAACACTTCGGTCGTCCCTAAATCCTAAAGGGTGTCAGGTTTATTTTTCGCAATTGGGCAAGCAAGAATATCTGTTGAATCTTCTAAACGTTGATGATGAATTTGATATACTTCGTTTTCACGGAACAGAAGCTCCCAATTATAATTTGCTTACTGAAGACATAATAGAGAGACTTTCCGAGTGGAAAAAGCTATACGGTTTATATATCGCGGGAGCGAATAGGGATTGGGTGATGTTTCAGCTCGAAATCCTCCCTGAAGATTTAGATGAATATGTTGAGGAACTGATTAAATTTTGTCCAGATTACCTGTATCAAGATAATTATTCAGAACGAGGAGAAGGTTGGAGTAAGTTCATGATCCGTAGTACTATTAACTATCACAGGATTGTTCGTTTGTGGTGGGATTAG
- a CDS encoding immunity 49 family protein, which yields MVEFSLQSREERLLKVCQSVIDNEDDLLQSLKSGKVRIESFKSSKWYDHQRFALKSFFLEGSLLGCRQHFYTCGRLDEHLINNYDSRILEYGMAHVSYALLSDHQGLINRYAHLRHSGYDKITKKGSIIYAIQLAIKDELEHSYVDILDALSQKKRNVSIQPDVTFFRALIEKDKSGCEVAINELLTPRRHKQRNKYMELVNEFISHPALGYAKLAWLKGVMVELDNPLIPNVMLPVRPNSNYKDEYDFLK from the coding sequence ATGGTGGAATTTAGTTTGCAAAGTAGGGAGGAAAGATTGTTAAAGGTTTGTCAAAGTGTAATTGATAATGAGGATGATTTACTACAAAGCCTGAAATCAGGAAAAGTCAGAATTGAATCCTTTAAATCATCAAAGTGGTACGATCATCAAAGATTTGCTTTGAAATCATTTTTCTTAGAAGGTTCTCTTTTAGGGTGTCGGCAGCATTTTTACACCTGCGGAAGACTTGATGAGCATCTAATAAATAATTATGACAGCCGCATACTGGAATATGGAATGGCTCATGTATCATATGCACTTTTAAGTGATCACCAGGGTTTGATTAATCGTTATGCTCATCTCAGGCATTCCGGCTATGATAAGATCACCAAAAAAGGCTCAATTATTTATGCTATTCAATTAGCTATAAAAGATGAATTAGAACATAGCTATGTTGATATTTTGGATGCACTAAGCCAAAAGAAACGGAATGTTTCAATTCAGCCCGACGTAACTTTTTTTAGAGCTTTGATAGAAAAGGATAAATCAGGTTGTGAAGTGGCGATTAATGAGCTGTTGACACCTAGACGGCATAAGCAACGCAATAAATACATGGAACTGGTTAATGAGTTTATATCACATCCGGCCTTAGGTTATGCTAAGCTGGCTTGGTTAAAAGGGGTAATGGTGGAGTTAGATAACCCTCTAATTCCAAATGTAATGTTGCCAGTACGGCCGAATAGTAATTACAAAGATGAATATGATTTTTTAAAGTAA
- a CDS encoding response regulator transcription factor: MKEEIKVLLAEDEAALGLIVKESLESRGFQVELCENGVAASKSYASNKPDVLVLDVMMPQKDGFTVAQEIRRIDPFIPIIFLTAKSRTEDVVEGFGYGANDYIKKPFSMEELIVRINALVNRAAKPETDAWITLGSYQFHLSKQVLVHEKAEETLTHREAQLLYQLIIHKNDLTERSVILKELWGNDDFFNARSMDVFISKLRKKLQHDSSIQILNVRGYGYKLVV; the protein is encoded by the coding sequence ATGAAAGAAGAAATAAAAGTGCTATTAGCAGAGGACGAGGCCGCACTAGGGCTCATCGTAAAAGAAAGTCTGGAAAGCCGCGGCTTCCAGGTAGAGCTTTGCGAAAATGGCGTAGCAGCATCAAAAAGTTATGCCTCAAATAAACCAGATGTGCTGGTACTTGACGTGATGATGCCTCAGAAAGATGGCTTTACCGTAGCCCAGGAAATCAGAAGGATAGATCCGTTTATTCCCATTATCTTCCTCACGGCCAAATCTCGTACTGAAGATGTGGTGGAAGGCTTTGGCTATGGTGCCAATGATTACATTAAAAAGCCATTTAGCATGGAAGAATTAATTGTGAGAATCAACGCACTAGTGAACAGGGCCGCCAAGCCCGAAACTGACGCCTGGATTACGCTGGGCAGCTACCAGTTTCACCTGAGCAAGCAGGTACTGGTACATGAAAAAGCCGAAGAAACCCTGACCCACCGCGAAGCCCAGCTGCTCTACCAGCTGATCATACACAAAAACGACCTCACAGAAAGAAGCGTGATCCTCAAAGAGCTCTGGGGCAACGATGACTTTTTCAACGCCCGCAGCATGGATGTTTTCATCAGCAAGCTCCGAAAAAAATTACAACATGATAGTTCTATTCAGATTTTGAATGTTAGGGGGTATGGGTATAAGTTGGTGGTTTAG
- a CDS encoding sensor histidine kinase, with amino-acid sequence MNSKRFRLIGVAIVIIIVVTTALQLYYIQENYQQNKLRFENEVQQSLDNSVEEYYSEIAKSDILTFTDMKDIKLQFGFGSQPDSLINSQNFTRRIGKSHLLRKQALLWDNPDTVINDDSVHISFVKITKNIADSIMIDETNAIAMFKGRHLADSLEKLQTLTNKIVVSLTRDTLDFPMLNELLADELERKNLTIDYALIHINKDSITDSYQTGQGQPLVLSTFSKSTYLPDQQKLEMKYENAPLIILKKGLWNILFSVLFVLLISATLAFLYRTIKSQKELSEIKNDLINNITHEFKTPIATVSTAIEGIRNFNTENDPKKTEKYLQISHDQLIKLNLMVEKLLETATLDSEKLLLHLEPADLGQLLKQITEKYTTIHPGKQIRLTLKKQVMAEVDAFHFENAVSNLVDNAAKYGGDDIHITLADTAKPTILVDDNGGNIPKGQRDKIFEKFYRIPKGNVHDVKGFGIGLYYTKNIIEKHGGQVTLIADDQHTTFKIELP; translated from the coding sequence ATGAATTCCAAACGTTTCAGGCTTATTGGGGTAGCAATAGTGATTATCATTGTGGTCACCACCGCTTTGCAACTGTACTACATACAGGAAAATTACCAGCAGAATAAGCTGCGCTTTGAAAATGAAGTACAGCAAAGCCTGGATAATAGTGTAGAAGAATATTATTCGGAAATAGCCAAATCTGATATTCTCACTTTCACAGACATGAAGGACATCAAACTTCAGTTCGGATTTGGAAGCCAACCTGACTCATTAATTAACAGTCAAAATTTCACCAGGCGCATTGGCAAAAGTCATCTATTACGAAAACAGGCTTTACTTTGGGATAATCCGGATACTGTAATTAATGATGATAGTGTTCATATATCATTTGTCAAGATCACTAAGAATATTGCGGATAGCATTATGATTGATGAAACCAATGCCATTGCTATGTTTAAAGGCCGACATTTAGCTGATAGTCTGGAAAAGTTGCAAACACTCACTAACAAAATTGTAGTTTCATTGACAAGAGATACATTGGATTTCCCTATGCTAAATGAACTCTTAGCCGATGAATTAGAAAGGAAGAACCTCACCATTGATTACGCGCTCATTCACATCAACAAAGATTCTATAACGGACTCTTACCAAACAGGCCAGGGTCAACCACTGGTGTTAAGTACATTCTCGAAATCCACCTACTTGCCTGATCAGCAGAAGCTGGAAATGAAGTATGAAAATGCTCCTTTGATCATATTAAAAAAGGGTCTTTGGAACATCCTCTTCTCGGTGCTCTTTGTGCTACTTATCAGTGCTACATTGGCTTTCCTCTATCGTACCATAAAATCACAAAAAGAGCTTTCTGAGATTAAGAATGACCTGATCAATAACATCACACATGAGTTTAAAACGCCTATTGCCACGGTATCGACTGCTATAGAAGGTATTCGGAATTTCAATACAGAGAACGACCCGAAGAAAACTGAAAAGTATCTACAAATATCTCATGATCAACTGATTAAACTGAATCTAATGGTTGAAAAGCTTCTGGAAACGGCCACTTTAGATAGTGAAAAATTACTGCTTCATTTAGAGCCCGCAGATCTGGGACAGCTTTTAAAACAGATCACCGAAAAGTATACTACCATTCATCCCGGAAAGCAGATCAGGCTAACACTGAAAAAGCAAGTAATGGCGGAAGTAGATGCCTTCCATTTTGAAAACGCGGTTTCTAACCTGGTAGATAATGCTGCTAAATATGGTGGAGATGATATACACATCACCCTTGCTGATACGGCTAAACCCACTATTTTGGTAGATGACAATGGCGGAAACATTCCCAAGGGACAGCGAGACAAGATATTTGAAAAGTTTTATCGCATACCAAAAGGCAATGTGCATGATGTAAAAGGCTTTGGAATAGGACTTTATTACACTAAAAACATCATAGAAAAGCATGGCGGACAAGTAACGCTAATCGCTGACGATCAGCATACCACTTTCAAAATAGAACTGCCATGA
- a CDS encoding GLPGLI family protein: MTTFTRLLFSIFLISFFSYKVSAQNFSGIATYTTSSSIHISMDSTQVPLEEITRIQNELKKKMQKEYTLVFNTTESSWKQVESLNSGPAKASGNGMELMIVDNSSDEVLYKNLPMKQFERGSDLMGKKFIVKDSLRNYNWVLTNETKTIGNYKCQKAISTRIVEAKKFSTGMTEMEVTQDTIKTVVWFTPDIPVAHGPQEYTGLPGLILEVNTGNRVVICTKVILNPTEPVKIERPTKGKVVTSEEYRAISEKKMEEMMKRYNGGDGENIIEIRTSG; this comes from the coding sequence ATGACAACATTTACCCGATTACTCTTCAGCATCTTTTTGATTTCATTCTTTAGCTATAAGGTATCAGCCCAGAATTTTTCAGGCATTGCTACTTATACAACTAGCTCTTCTATCCATATATCTATGGACAGCACACAGGTGCCTCTTGAAGAGATAACAAGAATCCAAAATGAGCTTAAGAAGAAGATGCAGAAAGAATATACGCTCGTTTTTAACACCACTGAATCTAGTTGGAAGCAGGTAGAATCCTTAAATAGTGGGCCAGCCAAAGCTTCAGGCAATGGCATGGAACTTATGATTGTCGATAATTCTTCCGATGAAGTCCTTTATAAAAACCTGCCTATGAAGCAGTTTGAAAGAGGCTCTGATCTGATGGGTAAAAAATTCATAGTTAAAGATTCACTTCGGAATTATAACTGGGTACTTACTAATGAGACCAAGACCATTGGAAATTATAAATGTCAGAAAGCTATAAGCACAAGGATAGTGGAGGCCAAGAAATTTTCAACCGGAATGACGGAGATGGAAGTAACTCAGGATACTATTAAAACAGTAGTTTGGTTTACCCCGGATATTCCAGTAGCCCATGGTCCGCAGGAATACACAGGTTTGCCCGGTCTTATATTGGAGGTCAACACCGGCAATAGAGTAGTGATCTGCACCAAAGTGATCCTGAATCCCACCGAGCCAGTGAAAATAGAAAGACCCACCAAAGGAAAAGTAGTGACATCAGAGGAATACAGAGCCATCTCTGAGAAGAAGATGGAAGAAATGATGAAGCGCTACAACGGCGGAGATGGTGAAAATATTATCGAAATAAGAACGAGCGGCTGA